One Candidatus Tanganyikabacteria bacterium genomic window, GGGGCGGCAGTTCACGTGGCGCGTGACGATCCTGGACGATCACCGGTTGATAGAACACGGGCCCTTCGCATGGATCCGCCACCCCGGCTATTCGGGCGGTCTCCTCGCGGCGTACGGGATCTTCCTGGGCCTCGGCACCTGGTTGCCCGTCCTCACGTTCAGCCTGACGTACGTGCCCCTGGTGCTCTGGCGCATCCGCGCCGAGGAAGCCGCGCTCGAACGGCACTTCGGCGAAGCTTACGTCGCCTACCGCGACAAGGCGCGCGCCCTCATCCCGTGGGTCCTTTGAAGATTTCCCCCGCCCCCTTGTTGTGTATGGTCCAGCGCGAGATAAAGTAGGTCTTACCAAAAAGGTTGTGGCCTCCGAGCCCGAGGCTTCGGCCTCGGATACCAGAGGTCACGACTGGCGGACATTTCACCTCCAGGCGAAAGCCCGAATGGAATGTCCACCCCCCGGAATCGGGGACAATGGTTTATCGAGGCTCTATGAACGGAAACGTTCGTAGGGCCTCGAACCTTTTTGGGCTAAAGTGGAGACCATGAACGAGGTCTTTGCCCGGCGGCGCGCGCACTTCATGCAACAGATGGGGGACGGCGTCGCGATCATCCCGACGCATCCCATTCCCATCCGTTCCAACGACGTCGACTACCCGTACCGGCCGGACAGCACCTTCTGGTACCTGACGGGCTTCAAGGAACCCGACGCCGTGGCCGTGCTGTGTCCCGGC contains:
- a CDS encoding isoprenylcysteine carboxylmethyltransferase family protein; its protein translation is MADVALARRYAGGTRSLDGSGWALLSASLLANIALAVACGWLGLFPISWRPDLVAPAGVALGLAGLAIRYGAIATLGRQFTWRVTILDDHRLIEHGPFAWIRHPGYSGGLLAAYGIFLGLGTWLPVLTFSLTYVPLVLWRIRAEEAALERHFGEAYVAYRDKARALIPWVL